CCATGAACGAGGAGAAGGTCAGCTCGATGGACGGCATGACCAGCGACGGCAGCTGCCACGAGACCGGCGCCGCCGAGAAGTTGCGGGTCAGCAGTACGGCAGCGGCCCCGCTCACCAGCGCCAGCCCGACCGGCGGGATCTGCTGGATGCGGATGGTCCGGCCGAGCAGGTAGCCGACGACGGTCGCCCCAGCCACAACGGCGTCGCCGACCGTCGCGTTGACCGCCTTCGAGACGTCCCCAAGGATGCTGCCGCCCAGCATGCCCATCGCGAGCGGCATCGGGAGCCACTCCAGCAGCCGGCCGCCGATGCCCGTCACGCCGAGCAGCACGATCAGGACACCGGCCAGCAGGTTTGCGCCGAGCAGCTCGGGGTACGAGTAGCTGCCGGCGAGGGTCGCCATGAAGAGCAGCCCGGGAATGGTCGAGGTGATCGGGATCGGCTGGCGGTAGATCAGCGAGAGCGCGATGGACGCGACCGCGCCCGTGGCCCAGATGATGAAGATCCAGCTCGACACTTCGGCCGGCGGCAGGTTGAACTGCCCGACTGCTGCAATCTGGACCGGGACCATGCCGACGGCGTACCAGATGAACGTCGTCACGCCGGCCGAGATCGCAGCGATATTGGCGTCGTTCCAGAGAGAGCGGAACCAGCCGATCCTCGTTGTTGATGACGATACCGCACGCGCGGAGCGGGATTGAGGCATGGGGCGTCCTTCCAGCCACAGCGGGCTGGGCCGCGACCACCCTCCAGCTCATGCCAGGATGCCGCCCCACCCATCTGCAGCCACGACTGCTCGACGTGGGGATGATCGTCGTATTCAGACGTAGGTTGAAGAGTTTTGTATCGGGCTTGCAATGAATCGGCCAGATGACGGATCGTGCGTCGCACCGATGACCGAGGCAACGGTGCGGTACTCGATAGCGGGCGAGCAGCACGACGCCATCGGCAGGGAGGGTGCATCGGCCATCTGACCGATGCAGCTACGTGTTTCGAGGCCGTTACGACGCATCATTGCCGCGTAAGACGGCCTATCTTGAATGCATGAGTGCGCGAAACCGGCCCTGGCGGGCCGGGCCGCGCGCGAGAATGGGCAGATTTTCGGCGGGCTGACCGGCCGTTCACGTTTTTTAGGAGAGTCAGCGTCGCTAGATTGCAGCGAGAATGCCTGCGGACCAGCGGTACGCAGGCGCCCCGGCCGCCGAACTGAACGGCGCTGGCGGCTACGGGCGGGTGAGCAGCAGGTTGCCCCAGGCGTCCACGCGCAGCCGCAACCCCGGGAAGACCACCGTCGTCGATCCCGCCTCCTCGACGATGGCCGGGCCAGCCAGCGTGTCGCCGACCCCCAGGCGGGCGCGGTCGTAGATGGGCGACTCAACCCACGCGCCGTCGAAGTAGACCGGGCGGGTCCCCGTGCACGCCCGATCTGGGGCCGTGCCGTCCTGGGGCTGAAGGGTGGCGACCGGCGGGCGGCGCATCGGGCCGATCCCGGTGACGCGCAGGTTGACCCACTCGACGCGCTGCCGGCCCTGGCCGGCCGGCCCGGCACCGCTCCCCCCTGGCTGTCTCGGAGCGGGGGGCTGGGAGGGTGAGGGTACCCCGGACGGCCGGGCAGGTGCAGTGGGCCGGTAGCTGAAACCGTACACCCGTTCGTGCGCCGTATGGAAGTTCGCTACGCCGGCGTCCGCCGCCTCGCGGGTGAGCGGTCCGGACGGCACCTCGACCCGCACCTCCCAGGCCTGCCCGAAGTAGCGCATGTCCGCCGCCCGCTCGATGCGCATCTCGGCGTCGGAGAAGCCTTCGCGGGCGAGCGCTGCGCGGGCCAGCCCTTCCAGCCGCTGATAAGCCGCTTCGGTGCGCTCCAGCTGCAGCTCGTCGTCGAAGCCGACGGACGTGACCACGTAGTCGTTCTTCAGGTCCACCGTCAGCAGCCCGAGCGCCGAGACGTTGCCCGGGCTGGGCGGCGCCACCGCCGCCCGCACGTCGAGCAGGTCCATCAGCTTGCCCGCCAGCAGCGGCCCAGACCCGCCGATGGCGACCAGCGCGTAGTCGCGCACATCCAGCCCACGCTTGACGCTGACCTGCCGAACAGCGTTGGCCTGACTCCAGCCGGCGATCTCCAGGATGCCCTCGGCGACACGTTCCCGCGACAATCCGAGTCCGTCCGCCAGCCGGTCGAGGCCGGCTGCCGCCAATTCCAGGTCCAGTGGGATCTCGCCGCCGAGCAGGTGCGGCGGGATCCGCCCGAGCACCAGGGCGGCGTCGGTGATAGTCGGCTCGGTCCCGCCGCGCCCGTAGCAGATCGGCCCCGGATCGGCCCCGGCGCTTCTCGGGCCGACCCGCAGCGCGCCGTCCGCGCCCCGCCACGCGATGCTGCCGCCGCCCGTGCCGATGGTCACGATGTCGATCATCGGCGCCTTGACGGGGTACCGCCCGACCCTCCCCTCGGTGGTCAGGCTGGGCACGCCGTCCGTCACCAGCGCCACGTCCGTCGACGTGCCGCCGCCGTCCAGCGAGAGGATGCGGTCGAAGCCGGCTGCCATCCCCAGGTGCGCCGAGCCGAGCGCGCCGGCGGCCGGACCGCTCAGAATCGTGGTGATCGGCTGCTCGGCGACCTCCCGCGCGGAGATCACGCCCCCGTTCGACTTCATCACGTAGAAGGGGACGGTCGGGCCGACCTCCGCCTCGATGCGCGCCTGGATCTGCCCGACGTAGCGGGCCACCAGCGGCTTGACGAAGGCGTCCACCAGGGTGGTGACGGCGCGCTCGTACTCGCGGTACTCCGGCAGCACCTCGGAGGAGATCGAGACGGCCGCCGCCGGGTGGACCCGCCGGATGATCTCGCGCATACGCTGCTCGTGCTCGCCGTCGGCGTAGGCGTGCAGGAAGCAGACCCCGATGCTGGTCACGCCGTGCTCGCGGAACCAGGTGGCGGCGCGAGCAGCCTCGGCCTCGTCGAACGGCCGGAGGGTCTCGCCGCGCACGTTCTTGCGCTCCGCGACCTCCTGCACGAAGTGGACGGGGACGATCCGCTCGGGCTTCACCCAGAAGTACGAGTTTCCGTACCCTTGCGGCACGCTCTGGCGGGCGATCTCGAGGATGTGACGGAAGCCGCGCGTGACGACGAGGCCCAGGCCCGGGAACTGCTCCTGCAAGAGCGCGTTCGTGGCGATGG
This genomic stretch from Chloroflexota bacterium harbors:
- a CDS encoding hydantoinase/oxoprolinase family protein, whose protein sequence is MSGPHPRYRIGIDTGGTFTDVVALDEASGTVWTTKTPTTPADPSIGFMNGVRKIRDVVGFEASEIAAISHGTTIATNALLQEQFPGLGLVVTRGFRHILEIARQSVPQGYGNSYFWVKPERIVPVHFVQEVAERKNVRGETLRPFDEAEAARAATWFREHGVTSIGVCFLHAYADGEHEQRMREIIRRVHPAAAVSISSEVLPEYREYERAVTTLVDAFVKPLVARYVGQIQARIEAEVGPTVPFYVMKSNGGVISAREVAEQPITTILSGPAAGALGSAHLGMAAGFDRILSLDGGGTSTDVALVTDGVPSLTTEGRVGRYPVKAPMIDIVTIGTGGGSIAWRGADGALRVGPRSAGADPGPICYGRGGTEPTITDAALVLGRIPPHLLGGEIPLDLELAAAGLDRLADGLGLSRERVAEGILEIAGWSQANAVRQVSVKRGLDVRDYALVAIGGSGPLLAGKLMDLLDVRAAVAPPSPGNVSALGLLTVDLKNDYVVTSVGFDDELQLERTEAAYQRLEGLARAALAREGFSDAEMRIERAADMRYFGQAWEVRVEVPSGPLTREAADAGVANFHTAHERVYGFSYRPTAPARPSGVPSPSQPPAPRQPGGSGAGPAGQGRQRVEWVNLRVTGIGPMRRPPVATLQPQDGTAPDRACTGTRPVYFDGAWVESPIYDRARLGVGDTLAGPAIVEEAGSTTVVFPGLRLRVDAWGNLLLTRP